The DNA region CGTCCGGTGCCCGCAACCCGTGGCCTGGGGGCTTCATCGGCATGGCCGCCCCCGGCGACCCGACCGATCCGGCCGATCCCGACAGCGACGACGACGGCCTGAGCGACGGCCTCGAGATCGGCACCGACGGCGGCAACCGGGCCGGCACCGGCACCGACCCCAACGACGCCGACACCGACGACGACGGCGTCGACGACGTGACGGAGGTCGCCGCCGGGACCGACCCCCGCAACCCCGACACCGACCTCGACGAGGTCGACGACGGCACCGAGGCCGCCGACGGCACGGACCCCGCTGCACCGGACACCGACTTCGACGGGGCCACCGACGGGGCCGAGGCCGAGGCGGGGACCGACCCACGGGTGTCGAGCGTCACGGGCGCCGAGGCGTCCGGCCCGTTCCACTTCACCGACGTCCCCGCCGGCGCCTACTACGAGGACGCGGCGTACTGGGCCACCAGCAACCGCGTGAGCGTGCTCCGGCGCACCCCCCAGTTCGTCCCCGATGGCGTGGTCAAGCGGTGGAAGCTGGCTCAGATCCTCCGCAACTACGCCACGTACCTCGGCCGGGACACCAGCGCGCCATCGCACTCCTTCAGCGACATCGCCCACCTGAGCCAGCGTGGGCGCGCGGGCGTGTCCTGGGCGACCCGCAACGGGATCATCCCGCCGACCAGCCCCGGCACGTTCACCCCGGGCCGGGCGGTGGGCCGCGCCCAGCTCGCCACCGCGCTGTACCGCTTCGCCCGCTGGGCGGGGGTGGACGCCGAGGCGACCCCGGCCGACGACCCCTACACCGACACCACGACGCAGTCGGCGACCAGTCGCAGCGCCATCGGCTGGCTGAGCCTGACGGGCATCGTGGCCGACTCCGGCGTCGTCACGAGCGCCACGAAGTTCAAGCCCAAGGCAACCGTGACCCGGGCCCATGCGGTCAGCTTCCTGCATGCGCTCGACGGCGAGATCGGCATCCCCCAGCCGACCGGCGACGGCGACGGGGACGGCATCTCGAACTACGACGAGATCCACGGGATCGCCAACGCCTACCCCGAGCCGACCGACGGCGGTGACGTCGACCCACTCGACCCCTCCGGCCAGTGCCTGTCCCCCGACCCGGTGACCGACCTGCCGCCGGCGGCCGACGGCGCCGGCGCACCCACCGATCCCGCCGATCCCGACACCGACGACGACGGCATGAGCGACGGCCGCGAGATGACCGAGCTCCAGACCGACCCCAACGACGCGGACACCGACAACGACTGCCTCTCCGACGGCAAGGAGATCAACGGCTTCCCGCTGGTCCTCGACCTCGACGGGCAGGGCTGCCCCGGCGGCGGCGGCGGTGGCTGCCCGGACATCACCCGTCGCACCGGCGTCAGCGACCCGCTCGACGAGGACACCGACGACGACGAGCTGCCGGACCACGAGGAGGTCCTGATCCGGACCGACCCCGAGCTGGCCGACACGGACCTCGACGGCATCGACGACTACCAGGAGTGGAACCGGTGGTTCACGGCGCCCACGTCGGTCGACTCGGACCGCGACTCGCGCGGGAGCGAGGGCGACCAGCCCCCGACCCCGTCGCTGTTCGACGGCCTCGAGCTGCGCGACACCGGCACGTCACCGACCAGCGCCGACACCGACGGTGACGGCACCACCGACTTCGACGAGTTCGACTCGCCCATCCGCAGCATGACGGTGGCCGAGCTGCCCGGCTTCGGCATGGACCTGGTCGGCGGCACCTCGGTCCGACTGGTGAAGGAGCGCTCGCAGGACCAGGGCGGCGCCATCGAGGTCGGCATCGCCAACTCGGTCAGCAACGCGACCTCGACCTCCCAGACCAACTCGGTCACCCAGAGCGAGTCGAACTCGATCTCGGTCGAAGCCGGCTTCGAGACCACCGTGCAGATCGGCACCGAGGAGTCCTTCGCGTCGGCCACCCTCTCGTTGACCCTCGGCTACGCGCACGAGTGGGGCACCGAGCGGACGCGCGAGTTCTCGCGGGAGGAGTCCCAGGAGATCAGCCAGGAGCGGTCGCGCACCGAGTCCGAGGAGTGGAGCAGCTCCGAGGCCGCGGTGAGCGGCGAGATCTCCCAGGGCATGCGCTTCCGCAACACGGGCAAGTTCACCTACCAGCTCGCCGACGTGGGCTACACGCTGTATCTGCGCAACCCCGACACGCTCGAAGAGGAGGTCGTCGGCACCATGACGATCCCGCTCGACGGGATCGTGCTGCCCCCGGGCGCCAGCACGGCACCGGTCCAGGCGGTGGCGGAGGACGTCAACGTCGACCTGATCGAGCAGTTCCTCGAGTCGCCCTCGTCCCTGCGCTTCGCCACCGGCAACCTCGAGTTCCTCGACAGCGAGGGTCGCAACTTCGAGTTCATCCAGGAATCGACCTTCGGGCAGACCGCCCAGGTCGTGCTCGACTTCGGCAGCGTCGCTCCCGGCGATCAGGGCCGCTACGAGGACTACACCGTCTCGACGAACGTGGCCCGCGACGACATCGACGGCGAGTACAACGACATCAGCGCGTACCCCGGGGTCCACATGGGCTCACCGCCCGAGGGCTCGCCGGCCTGGATGGCCGGGGTCATGGACCAGATCGGGTACCCGCGCTGCGAGGACGACACCCCCGCTGCCGGCTGCTACACCACCACCCCGGACGGCCGGCTGGCGTCGGTCGACGGCGTGGCCAACACCGACACGGGGAGCAGCGACCTCTGCCGGGGTCAGTGGGGCATCATGACCACGACCGACGAGCAGACCGAGCAGGCCCTCACGGAGGGCTTCGACGACGTCGTCGTCCGGGCCGGCGACCGGATCCGCCTCGTGCGCCAGACCGACTGCGACGAGGACGAGCTCGTCGACAGCGTCGAGCCGGTGGTCAACGCCGAAGTGGGCCCGACCGACACCGACGAGGACGGCATCTCCGACTTCGACGAGGCCCGCGGCTGGATCGTCGGCCTCGCCGACGCCGCGAACGGCGGGCAGCCGTGCGCGGCGGACCCCTCGCCCGGCACCCCACTCTGGGATGCCGACTCGATCTCGTGCCCGTGGTCGGCACCCAACCCGAAGATCGCCGACACCGACGGCGACGGGGTCGGCGACCAGGAGGAGCTCGTCGGCGCCGGCCGCGACGTCGCCGGGACCCCCATCGACGCGCGGGCGAACCCCCTCGAGCGGGACTCGGACGGCGACTTCTACTCCGACTGCCTCGCCGTGGGCGATGCCGCCTGCGCGGGCCAGCCACCGGACCCTGCGCCCCTGAACAGCTCGATCCGGCGGGTCGACCCGACGCCGTGCGCCACTCCGGGCTGCTGGGCCAACCCGCTGCCCGACCTGGCGAGCGCCCTGGACATCACCGGCGTGAACCAGAACGCCGACCCCCGCGACGACGTGCGGTCGATCTGGGTGGCCGGCGGCACCTACACCGCGCCGACCACGGGCTTCGCCCTGCCGGGTCAGGCGGGCGTGATCGGTGGCTTCCGGGGCGACGAGCAGTTCCTCGACCAGCGCACCCTTCGCTTCACCGGGCCGACCGCCACCAGGCTCGTCGGCCAGGCCGTCGGCCAGACCGGCCCGGTCGTGTCGGTGGACCAGGACTTCTCGGCCCTCGACGGGGTCGTGGTGCAGGGCGGGACCGCCGGCGGGATCCAGGGCACCGGCGAAGGGGCACTGCTCCGTGATCTCCAGGTCGTGAACAACTCCCGCCCGGCGTGGACGTCGGGGACGCCCACGGGTGCGGGCATCACCTGGACCGGTGGTGACGGCCTCGTGGTCCGTCGGGCGACCGTGGCCTCGAACTCCGGGCCGATCGGTGGCGTCCACCTCGCCGACGTGGACGACGCGCACATCGACGACAGCGTCATCCGCAACAACCTCTCCAACCGCACGCTGCTGAGCCGGAACTGCACCACGGCCCCCGCCTTCGACTGCGCCGGCGGGGGTGGCGTCGGCCTCGAGGACTCCGAGGTCGCCATCGACGACAGCGCGGTGGAGGACAACACGGCGCTCGTGGGTGGTGGCATCGACGCCAGCGGCACCGGCACGACGCTGCGCCTGCGCAACACCTCGGTCACCGGCAACACCGCGCAGGGCGACTCGATGGTCGTCGGGCGTGGGGGCGGCGTCCACGCCCACGGATCGGCGGCGGTCCTGCTCGCCGGGTGCCTGCTGAGCGACAACATCACCCGGGTCGGCCCCCGGCTGCCGGCGAACCCCAGCACCGACGGCTTCGGCGGGGGGCTCTTCGCCCACGACGACGCCAACGTGCGGATGATCAACTGCACGGTGACGGGCAACAACGGTGCCGGCGTCATCATCGCCGGCGACGAGACCAGCAACTACCGGACCGGAACGGGCTACGACGCCGCCTCGACCGGATTCGTCAACGGGGCGTCGGCCCACTTCCAGAGCAGCATCTTCGTGGGCAACACGATGGCGTGGCAGCCGACCAACGTGGAGCGCAACGGCAACGGGCTCGGTAGCCAGGTCCGCCCGTCCTCGTTCAGCGCCCTCGAGCAGGTCGCTCGGGGCGTGCTCGGCTTCAGCGACCAGTGGAACAGCGGCAACATCGCCGCCGGCCCGTACAACTTCTGCTTGGGCGGCATCGACGTCGCCCTCCCGGACTTCGGCGGAGGCAACTGCGGGTACTTCTGGTTCGCGGGCATCGCTGCGTCCAGCTCCACCGAGCTGCGCACCGGCGGCGCTCCGACCAACTTCCTCGCCACCATCACCGAGGACTCCATGGTCGGCTCGGGGTCGACCCACGGCACCTACGGGGAGTTCTGCGGCGGTCTCGAGTACTTCGGCCGCAGCGAGGCCCCGACCGTGGCGAACAACCGCGGGCAGGTGACGTGTGACAACGGGGCGCAGAACAACCGCTTCGTCGGCCTCCGGGGTCGTGGCTTCCAGGGGACGGCGATCCGGGCCTTGACGCCGCCGACCAACCTCCAGGACCTCCTGTCCGCTCCCGACTACACGCTCGTGCCGGGGAGCAACGCCGTCGACCGTGGCAACCAGAACGTCGACTGGGACCCGTTCACCCCGGGTATCCAGGACCCGCCCGCAACCGACCTCGCGGGCAACCCCCGCATCGTGGGCACGCGCATCGACCTGGGGGCCTTCGAGGTGCAGTAGCGGCCGTGCCGCCGCCACCGATCGTGACCGCCGTTGGTGGGCAGGGCGTCCTGCCCTGCCCACCCTCGCTCCCCTTTCCGGAAGCTTCGCCGGTCGGCCCGCAGCGACGCCCGGCGTCCCGTCTGGCCGACGGACGGTCGCGCGGGGCAGGGTGGTCGCCATGACCCACGGCCTCCGGCACCCCCGCCGAGCCTCGCGTCGGGCGGCGGCGCTGGTCGCCGTCGTCCTGCTCGCCGCGCTGGTGACGTCGTGCACCAGCGCCGACGGCAGCGGCGGGGGAGGCGCCTCCGGGGGTGGTCCCGGGACCACGGTGCCCGTCCAGGGCGACGGCACGTTCCCCGGCGACTACCGGATCCGCGGGACGAACCCCGACCGGTCGCGCTACCGGGGCACGCTCACCATCGACGGCGACGAGGCCGGGCCCCTCGCCCTCGACTGGGACACCAACGGGAGCTACGAGGGCGTCGGGGTGGCCGAGGGCGACATCCTCGCTGCCACCCACGGGGATGACGGCACGGCCTGCAACGCCGCCATCTATCCGATCGGCCCCGATGACACGCTCGACGGCCGGTGGGTCACCTACGACGGGCGCGGCCCGATCGACGAAGCCGTGGCCGCGGTGATCCCCGGCGGGCCCGGGGTCACGGGGTCCTACGCCATCGAGGGGACGAACGCCGATGGTGTCGAGTACAGCGGGTCGATGGACATCGTCGATGCCGGCGAGGCCTTCGAGATCACCCGTCAGGTCGGGGGCTTCCTGGCGACGGGCTCGGCGCTGCGGGTCGGCAACGTCCTCGTGGTGGGCTTCGGCGACCGCACGTGTGCAGCCGTGGGCTACACCATGGGCCCGAACGGGCACCTCACCGGCGAGTGGGGCGCCACCGGCGTCCAGAACCTGGGGCGCGAGCGGGTCACCCCCGACGACTGACCGTCACCCGCCTGGGGCCCCGGGTCCCGGGCCGTGCGCCGTCGGGACGGTCAGAGCACCCCGCCGGCCAGCAGGGCGATGGCGAGGCCGGCGACCACGAAGCGGTACCACGCGAAGATCGAGAGGTCGTGGCGCTCGAGGTAGGTGATGAGCCACTTGATGGCCAGCACCGCGGACACGAAGGCGAACAGCGCGCCGATGAGCGGGTCCACGAGGCCGAACTGGTCGACGAGGGTGCCGCCGTCCGACGCCAGCTTGTAGGCGGTCGCCGCGGACAGGGTGGCGAACCCGAGGAGGAAGCTGAACTCGACGGCGGCGCGGAGGGCCACGCCCACCAGGAGCGCCCCGAGGATGGTGGCGAGGGAGCGGCTGGTCCCCGGGAGCAGCGCAGCGCACTGCGCGAGTCCGATGATGAGGGCCTGGCGGTTGGTGATGGCGGCGAGGGCGTCCCCGCCCTCCTCGTCGCCGGGCTCCGCTCCCGGCACGCCGCGGTCGGGGATGCGCCCGGTGCGCTCGAGCACGAGGATCAAGATGCCGCCCCCGATCCAGGCCAGGACGATGGGCCACGGGCCGAACAGGGCGTCCTCGATGGTGTCGTCGAACAGGAAGCCCAACGCGGCGGCGGGCACGAAGGCGATGACGAGGTTGACGAGCAGGCGCCGCCCGTCGGGGTTGCGCCCGACGAGGCCGGCGAGCATGGCCACGAAGCGCCGCCAGAAGAGGCCGGCGACGGCGAGGATGGCCCCGAACTGGATGGCGATGACGTAGGTGTTGACGGCCTCGAGGCCGGCGCTGCCCTTCTCGTCCGGGAGGCCGAGCAGGCGGGCGGTGATCAGCAGGTGGCCGGTGGACGAGACGGGCAGGTACTCGGTGATCCCCTCGACCACGCCGAGGATGGCCGCCTCCCACCACGACAGCAGGTCCTCGGTGCCGGAGGCTGCCGCACCGGCCACCGAGGCGGCACCCGCAGGGTGGGTGGCGGCCGCCACTGCGCCCAGCACCATCGCCACGAGGGCGAGACGGCGGCTGGGGCGGTGGCGGGCGAGGGAGGTCACCCGGGCCCGGATGGATCGGTGCACGCTCGCTCCTGAGGTGGGGGTGGGGGCGGCGTCGGCACCGTAACGGCGGGGACGGAGGCCCGGCCAGCGCAGCGGGTGGCAGGTCCCGTCAGTGCCCGGCGAGCACGTTCTTGGCCACCGCGATGAGCAGGCCCAGGGTGGCGGCGCCGATGCCGATGGCGAGCGCCCACAGCTTGGAGCTGCCCGACGTCCGGGCTGTCACGTAGCCCGCGACCCCGATGATGATCTCCGGGACGAAGAGCGAGAAGGGCAGGTCGTTGGTGTCGCTGGCGAACAACCCCGGGATCGAGCAGAGCAGGGCGACGGCGGCCGCGCCGGCCAGCTGGGCGGCCGCCACCCGGCCGTGCGAGTTCGCGCCCTCGTAGACGAACGCCCGTCCTGCCAACCGGAAGGCGAAGAGGTGGGCCAGTGTCAGCCCGATGGTGGTCCCCCAGATCAGGGCGATGAGGTGCACACCGTGCACGTCGGAACGCTCGCCGGGGTCCTGGTTGACCCACAGGGTGAGCAGGGCGGCTTCGACCACGATGGCGACGTAGAGCGCCATCGTCGCTGCTTCGTGCAGCAGGTGGTGGTCGACACCCCGACGTGACAGCGCATCGGGGACCGTGATCGAGTCCGTCACGGCGGCGAGGATAGGCGCCGGCCCGCCAGGGTCCCGGCGACCCCGGATGGGTAGGGTGGCCCCATGGCCGACCAGGCGGACTTCGCGGAGCAGGCGATGCCCCTCATGGCGTCGCTCTACTCGGGCGCGCTCCGCATGACGCGCAACCCTGCCGACGCGGAGGACCTCGTCCAAGAGACCTACCTGAAGGCCTACCGGGCCTTCGGCAGCTTCCAGGAGGGCACCAACCTCAAGGCCTGGCTCTACCGCATCCTCACCAACACCTTCATCAACACCTACCGGGCGAAGAAGCGTCGCCCGGACGAGTCCGACCTCGAGGAGGTGGAGGACCTCTACCTCTACCGCCGCCTCGGCGGGCTCGAGGCGGCGGCGAACGGCCGCAGCGCCGAGGACGAGCTGCTCGACCACGTCACCGACACCGAGGTGAAAGAGGCGCTCGAGTCGTTGCCCGAGCAGTTCCGGGTGGCGGTGCTCCTCGCCGATGTCGAGGGCTTCTCCTACAAGGAGATCGCCGAGATCCTCGACATCCCCATCGGGACCGTGATGAGCCGGCTGCACCGGGGAAGAAAGGGCCTCCAGAAGCGGTTGTACGAGTACGCCGTCGAACGGGGGCTCGTGTCTCTCGAAGAACACGCCGTCGCGGAGTCCCCCGAAGTCGTGGAGCACGCCGGATGAACGACAAGCCGATGAAGCCACAGTGCGAAGAGACCTTCGCCGAGATCTGGTCCTACCTCGACGGTGAGCTCACCGACCACAAGCGGGCAAAGATCAAGGCCCATCTCGACGAGTGCCCTCCCTGTGTGGGCGCCGAGCACTTCGAGGCCGAGCTCCGCATCGTCATCTCGCAGCGGTGCCGTGACGAGGTGCCGGAGTCGCTGAAGATGCGCATCGCCGAGGCCCTCCGTCTGGCCAGCGACGCCTGAGCGCCGTTCACCGGTCGCATCTGCCATACTGCGTCCTCCATCGAACGGAGGCGTCGGCATATGCACAAGAAGTACTGGATGGGCGGCTTGGCATTGTTCGCGACGCTGACCCTCTCGGCGCCGGCATTGGCGACCGAGGCGCCGACGGGCCCGGACTGGGCCGCCGCCGCGGCGCACGCCCCCGCCGGTGGCGGGCCCGAGGCCTCCGTGGCGTCGCCGTTCACGCTGGCGGACACGCCCGGTGACGCCTACGGCAGCGGAGACATCACCGCCATCAAGGTCGAGCACCGGTCGAGCACCGTCCGCCTCACCGTGAGGACCAAGCTGGGATCCAACCCGGCCACGTCGGCGTCGTGGCGCGGTGGGTACACGTGGATCGTGTGGGCCATCGACGTGAACGACGGCGGCGGTCCCGACTTCCTCGCCGGCATCTTCAACGACGGCAACGGTGGTGTGGTCGCCGAGGTGGTGCGCAACAACGCCACGTTCACCCACCGGTGCGACGCCACCTTCGTGCACAACCAGCCCACCCAGTTCCAGGTGGAGTTCGACCGGGCGTGCATCTCGAGCCACCCCGCGATCCGGACCTACGCCACGATGCAGTACGACCGCTACCCCGCCAACGCGAGCGCCCCGGTGTCGGTGGACTACAGCCCGAACGCCACCTGGACCCCGAACGTCCGACGGGCCACCTGACCCACGGGCCCTTCAGCCGGGGCGCGCCACCACGGTGGTGAGCCCCGGCACGCCGGCGTCCGCCTGCAACTCGGCGGCCGGGGTTTCGTCACCGGCGAGGTGGTGGCGCCAGAACGCCGTGGTGGTGTCGAGCACCACCTGGTCGGCGGGGTCGGGGTCGTCCTCGAACGGGGACGAGTGCACGTCTTCGTGCAGGGTCACCAGGTACTTGGGGGTCGCCGCGGCGGCGAACGCCTCCTGCGCGTAGGAGTACGAGACGACCGGGTCCGCGTCGGCGTGCACGATGAGCAACGGGATGCCGCGGTCGAGCTGCAGGCCCTCGGCGTCGGGGCGCAGGCCGTCGAGCACCATCGCCGCGTCGACCCGCTCGTCGAGGCAGCACTCGTCGAAGGCGGTGAGGTAGGTCGTGGCGCCGCCGAGGGACAGGCCCCCCACACCGATGGCCTCCGGGTCGACGCGTCCCGTCAGGAAGCGGTCGTCCTCCCCCGAGAGCCGGAGCGACTCGGAGATGACGAAGCTGAGATCGCCCGGCTGCTCGGGCAGGTCGAAGACGCTCGCGGCGCCGGGCACCTCGTCGTTGCTCAGGGGGAAGGCGGGGGCGGCGACGACGAAGCCGGCCGCGGCCCACTCCTCGAACAGCTGGGTGAACTTGCGCGGGTGGCCGTAGTGCCCGTGGGCGAAGGCGATCAGGGGGAACGGCCCGGGAACGTCGGGGTAGGTGAACGTGGTGACCAACGTCCGGTCGTTCGAAGCGGGCACGCCGGTGTCGGGGAGGCCCGGCGTGGGCCGGGCCGTGTCCACCAGGGTCTCGGTGTGCACGACGACGTCGTATCCGCCCTCTGGAACGGCAGGGCCCGAGGTGGTGGAGGGAGCGGTGGTGGCGGCCGGAGCGTCCCCACCAGCGGCCACCTCGGTGTCCCCGGTGCCCGAGCAGGCCGCGGCCACCAGGGCGGCGACCGCGAGCACGGCGAGCACCAGGGCCGACCGTGCCGGCCGGCGGGAGGGGAGCGGGGTGGGTGCGGTCACGGTCGATTCCTCGTGGGGGAAGCTAACCCGTATGATCCAGCCCCATGGATGCCGTGGTTCTCGCCTCCCAGGTGTGGCACTTCTGGATCGCACCGGCCGTGGTGGCCCTCGTGGTCTTGATGATCATCGCCACCATCGTCGGCTACCTCGTGAAGGTCGTCTCCCCGAAGTACCCGAAGTCCTGAGGCCGGCGGCACCTCGGTGAGCAGCCCGGTCGACTGGGGCCTCGCCGAGAAGGTGGCCGTGCGCGTCGCCGGCACCGATCCCTTCGCCCGCTCCTACCACTACGACTCGCTGACGCCCGACTTCGCCGAGCTCACCGCGCAGGCGGAGGCGCTGGTGGGGGACGCCACCGGTCTGCGCTCGCTCGCCGGGCCCGCCCGCGCCCGGGTCACCGATCGACCCGACTGGGTCCGGGCGAACATCGCCTCGTTCCAGCGCCTGTTGCGCCCCCTGACCGATCGGTTCGGCGATCGCATGGCGTCGGGGCCGTTCGCTCCCGTTGCCCGTGGCATCGCCGGCGCCGAGGTGGGCCTGATGCTCGGGTGGATGTCCACCCGGGTGCTCGGCCAGTACGACATGTTGGTCGTCGAGGAAGAGCGCCCGGAGGATCAGGACGTCGTCTACTACGTGGGCCCCAACGTCCTGGCCCTCGAGAAGCACTTCGCCTTCCCGCCCCGCGAGTTCCGCCTCTGGCTGGCCCTCCACGAGGTGACCCACCGCGCCCAGTTCACGGGCATCCCCTGGCTGCGGGAGCACTTCCTCTCCTTGGTGGACGAGACCCTCGACGCCGTGGACCCCGACCCCAAGCGGTTCCTCGACGCGATCGGCCGGGTGGCCGAAGGCGTCCGCACCGGGCGCAACCCCCTCGACGACGGAGGGATGGCCGCCCTGCTCGCCAGCGACGAGCAGCGGGCCGTGCTCGACCGCATCTCGGGGATGATGAGCCTGCTCGAGGGCCACGGCGACGTCACCATGGACCGTGCCGGCGCCGACCGGATCCCGAGCGCGGAGCGCTTCAGTCGCGTGCTGCGCCTGCGCCGCCAGCAGACCAACACCCTGGTCCGCCTGCTGCAGAAGCTGGTCGGCCTCGAGGCCAAGCTGAACCAGTACGAGCAGGGCGAGAGGTTCATCGCCGCGGTCGAGGCCGTCGGCGGCCCGAGCCTCCTCGACGAGGCGTGGACCGGCCCCGAGGCCCTGCCCTCCATGGCCGAGATCCGTGAGCCCGCCCTCTGGATCGAGCGGGTGCGCGCCGCCTCCTCCCTCGCCGGCTGACGTGGCCGAGCCCTCCGGGTTCTCGGATGCCACGGTCGAAGCGCTCCTCGACCGATGTGACTTCCCGCCGCCGGGGAGGACGGTCACCTGCGCCGTGTCCGGCGGGGCCGACTCGTTGGCGCTGCTGGTGTTGGCGGTGGCGGCGGGTCTCGACGTCACGGCGGTGCACGTCGACCACGGGTTGCGCTTCGGGTCGGCCGCGGAGGCCGAGGTCGTCCGAGCCGCCGCGGCCCGCTTCGGGGCGACCTTTCGTGCCGTGCGCGTCGACGTCGGCGACGGGCCGAACCTCGAGGCCCGTGCGCGCTCGGAGCGGTACGCCGTGCTGCCGGCGGACGTGTGCACCGGCCACACCGCCGACGACCAGGCCGAGACGATCCTGCTCAACCTCGTGCGGGGCGCCGGGTCGACCGGCCTCTCGGGCATGCGCCCCGGACCGCGGCGACCCCTGCTGGCGGTGCGTCGATCGGAGACGGTGGCGTTGTGTGCCGCCCTGGGCCTGGACCCGGTGCAGGACCCGTCCAACGTCGATCCGCGCTTCCGGCGCAACCGGGTGCGCCACGAGCTCCAGCCGCTGCTCGACGAGATCGCCGGCCGCGACGTCGTGCCGGTCCTCTGCCGTCAGGCCGACCTGCTCCGCGACGAGGCCGACCTGCTGGCGGTGCTGGCCACCGAGCTGGACGTCACCGATGCCCGGGCGCTCCGCGAGGCGCCGGTGGCGCTGGCCCGACTGGCCGTGCGGGCGTGGCTGCGGGACGGCCCCGCGGGCGAGCATCCGCCGGATGCCGCCACGGTCGAGCGCGTGCTGGCGGTCGCCCGCCTGGACGCCGGCGCCGCCGACGTCGGCGCCGGCTGGCGGGTCACCCGCTCGGGTGGCGTCCTGGGGCTCGACCCTCCGGCCGGCCCCGCCCACTAGCCTGCGCCGCAGTGACCTCCCCGAGCGCCTTCGACGACGATCCCAACCTCGGTCGGGTCATCGTCGGTGCGGAGGAGCTGCAGGAACGGGTCGCCGCGCTCGGCAAGGAGATCACCGCGGACTTCGCCGGTCGGCCACCGCTGCTGGTCTGCGTCCTGAAGGGTGCGTTCCTGTTCATGGCCGACCTGGCCCGCTCCATCGACCTTCCCGTCGAGGTCGACTTCATGGCGGTGTCGTCCTACGGCAGCTCCACCCGCACGAGCGGCGTGGTCCGCATCGTGAAGGACCTCGACATCGACCTGTCGGGCCGCCACGTGCTGCTCGTCGAGGACATCGTCGACAGCGGGCTGACGCTGCGCTACCTGCGCCAGAACCTCGAGGCCCGCAACCCCGCCAGCCTCGAGGTGTGCGCGCTGTTGGTGCGGGAGAGCGCCGGCGAGGCGGCCAGCGACCTGCGCTACGTCGGCTTCTCGATCCCCGACGACTTCATCGTCGGCTACGGGCTCGACGTCGCCGAGCGGTACCGCAGCCTGCCCTACCTCTG from Acidimicrobiales bacterium includes:
- a CDS encoding S-layer homology domain-containing protein, whose product is MVGYVVRRSMVKVVVVVAVLASSLALLPGSASAEPEAPAANGSVAADDGTVPDEARPVPGDLDDPTDTDGDGLTDSQEASGARNPWPGGFIGMAAPGDPTDPADPDSDDDGLSDGLEIGTDGGNRAGTGTDPNDADTDDDGVDDVTEVAAGTDPRNPDTDLDEVDDGTEAADGTDPAAPDTDFDGATDGAEAEAGTDPRVSSVTGAEASGPFHFTDVPAGAYYEDAAYWATSNRVSVLRRTPQFVPDGVVKRWKLAQILRNYATYLGRDTSAPSHSFSDIAHLSQRGRAGVSWATRNGIIPPTSPGTFTPGRAVGRAQLATALYRFARWAGVDAEATPADDPYTDTTTQSATSRSAIGWLSLTGIVADSGVVTSATKFKPKATVTRAHAVSFLHALDGEIGIPQPTGDGDGDGISNYDEIHGIANAYPEPTDGGDVDPLDPSGQCLSPDPVTDLPPAADGAGAPTDPADPDTDDDGMSDGREMTELQTDPNDADTDNDCLSDGKEINGFPLVLDLDGQGCPGGGGGGCPDITRRTGVSDPLDEDTDDDELPDHEEVLIRTDPELADTDLDGIDDYQEWNRWFTAPTSVDSDRDSRGSEGDQPPTPSLFDGLELRDTGTSPTSADTDGDGTTDFDEFDSPIRSMTVAELPGFGMDLVGGTSVRLVKERSQDQGGAIEVGIANSVSNATSTSQTNSVTQSESNSISVEAGFETTVQIGTEESFASATLSLTLGYAHEWGTERTREFSREESQEISQERSRTESEEWSSSEAAVSGEISQGMRFRNTGKFTYQLADVGYTLYLRNPDTLEEEVVGTMTIPLDGIVLPPGASTAPVQAVAEDVNVDLIEQFLESPSSLRFATGNLEFLDSEGRNFEFIQESTFGQTAQVVLDFGSVAPGDQGRYEDYTVSTNVARDDIDGEYNDISAYPGVHMGSPPEGSPAWMAGVMDQIGYPRCEDDTPAAGCYTTTPDGRLASVDGVANTDTGSSDLCRGQWGIMTTTDEQTEQALTEGFDDVVVRAGDRIRLVRQTDCDEDELVDSVEPVVNAEVGPTDTDEDGISDFDEARGWIVGLADAANGGQPCAADPSPGTPLWDADSISCPWSAPNPKIADTDGDGVGDQEELVGAGRDVAGTPIDARANPLERDSDGDFYSDCLAVGDAACAGQPPDPAPLNSSIRRVDPTPCATPGCWANPLPDLASALDITGVNQNADPRDDVRSIWVAGGTYTAPTTGFALPGQAGVIGGFRGDEQFLDQRTLRFTGPTATRLVGQAVGQTGPVVSVDQDFSALDGVVVQGGTAGGIQGTGEGALLRDLQVVNNSRPAWTSGTPTGAGITWTGGDGLVVRRATVASNSGPIGGVHLADVDDAHIDDSVIRNNLSNRTLLSRNCTTAPAFDCAGGGGVGLEDSEVAIDDSAVEDNTALVGGGIDASGTGTTLRLRNTSVTGNTAQGDSMVVGRGGGVHAHGSAAVLLAGCLLSDNITRVGPRLPANPSTDGFGGGLFAHDDANVRMINCTVTGNNGAGVIIAGDETSNYRTGTGYDAASTGFVNGASAHFQSSIFVGNTMAWQPTNVERNGNGLGSQVRPSSFSALEQVARGVLGFSDQWNSGNIAAGPYNFCLGGIDVALPDFGGGNCGYFWFAGIAASSSTELRTGGAPTNFLATITEDSMVGSGSTHGTYGEFCGGLEYFGRSEAPTVANNRGQVTCDNGAQNNRFVGLRGRGFQGTAIRALTPPTNLQDLLSAPDYTLVPGSNAVDRGNQNVDWDPFTPGIQDPPATDLAGNPRIVGTRIDLGAFEVQ
- a CDS encoding undecaprenyl-diphosphate phosphatase, producing MHRSIRARVTSLARHRPSRRLALVAMVLGAVAAATHPAGAASVAGAAASGTEDLLSWWEAAILGVVEGITEYLPVSSTGHLLITARLLGLPDEKGSAGLEAVNTYVIAIQFGAILAVAGLFWRRFVAMLAGLVGRNPDGRRLLVNLVIAFVPAAALGFLFDDTIEDALFGPWPIVLAWIGGGILILVLERTGRIPDRGVPGAEPGDEEGGDALAAITNRQALIIGLAQCAALLPGTSRSLATILGALLVGVALRAAVEFSFLLGFATLSAATAYKLASDGGTLVDQFGLVDPLIGALFAFVSAVLAIKWLITYLERHDLSIFAWYRFVVAGLAIALLAGGVL
- a CDS encoding sigma-70 family RNA polymerase sigma factor; the encoded protein is MADQADFAEQAMPLMASLYSGALRMTRNPADAEDLVQETYLKAYRAFGSFQEGTNLKAWLYRILTNTFINTYRAKKRRPDESDLEEVEDLYLYRRLGGLEAAANGRSAEDELLDHVTDTEVKEALESLPEQFRVAVLLADVEGFSYKEIAEILDIPIGTVMSRLHRGRKGLQKRLYEYAVERGLVSLEEHAVAESPEVVEHAG
- the rsrA gene encoding mycothiol system anti-sigma-R factor; the encoded protein is MNDKPMKPQCEETFAEIWSYLDGELTDHKRAKIKAHLDECPPCVGAEHFEAELRIVISQRCRDEVPESLKMRIAEALRLASDA